TATAATACTCCCCAAAATTAAGACAGTAATTTAAGATATGAAATTAGCAAAAAAAAGTTTAATTTTAACATCAAATAAGTTATGTCAACAAGGAGAAAATTTAGCAAGGACTTCAAATCAAAAGTCGTTTTAGAATCATTAAAAGAGCGAGAAACAATAGAGCAATTAGCAAAAAAATACGAATTGCAGCCCTCTCAAATTAGTCTTTGGAAATCTCAAGCATTGAGCAATTTCAGCAATGTTTTCCAGTCGGATTCTTCAAATGAAAAAGAAAAACAGATTGATACGGAGAAACTTTATGCCCAAATAGGACAACTAAAAGTAGAGAACGATTTCTTAAAAAAAAACTTGCGATGACACCTTTGCAAGAACGTAGGGAAAAGATAGATAAAGAAGATAAAGTA
The window above is part of the Chryseobacterium shigense genome. Proteins encoded here:
- a CDS encoding transposase — encoded protein: MSTRRKFSKDFKSKVVLESLKERETIEQLAKKYELQPSQISLWKSQALSNFSNVFQSDSSNEKEKQIDTEKLYAQIGQLKVENDFLKKNLR